One Chryseobacterium indoltheticum DNA segment encodes these proteins:
- a CDS encoding chloride channel protein has protein sequence MKINRRRRLIRTFNLLDQPIKFNPFVFSRTFFMWAITGLVGGIIAGLYWIVLEHFTEFLHHFQGWMVIPTMAISGLLAGLVIHFIGDPGEIHLIVNNIRFNKGKLDPKNNPSMILSSLFCVASGGSLGPEAPLVQFTGSTGTYLGKLFRLKGEELRSLSIAGMASGFTALFGAPLGGSLFSLEILHHKHAVEYYKAIIPALVASCFSYLMFALIIHLGIGATWDLKAYHYTGVYDFAYATAFGIVGTLFGWIFIFVVKFFKKIFEYRKFPIYIKTLVGGILLGIIAFYFPLTRYFGHHEVNELINGDYTLNFLIVILIFKILAIAITVTSGWRGGFIIPLFFVGTTLGLIIHQLFPAVDTTLAIVSCMAAINACVTRTPMSTTIILGTLTGFTYFVPILFASLTGYFLAPKIPFIGSQSEKLAEE, from the coding sequence ATGAAAATCAACAGAAGACGTCGATTAATACGAACCTTTAATCTTTTGGATCAACCCATTAAGTTTAATCCTTTCGTATTCAGCCGTACTTTTTTTATGTGGGCAATTACAGGTTTGGTAGGCGGAATAATTGCCGGTTTATACTGGATTGTGCTTGAACATTTCACAGAATTTCTGCATCATTTTCAAGGCTGGATGGTGATTCCTACAATGGCAATTTCTGGTCTTTTGGCGGGTTTGGTCATTCATTTTATTGGTGATCCGGGAGAAATTCATTTAATTGTTAATAATATCCGGTTTAATAAAGGAAAATTAGATCCTAAAAATAATCCTTCCATGATTTTGTCATCTCTTTTTTGTGTGGCGTCAGGTGGAAGTTTGGGTCCGGAAGCGCCTTTGGTTCAGTTTACCGGTTCTACTGGAACTTATTTAGGAAAATTGTTTAGGCTGAAAGGTGAAGAGCTACGTTCTCTAAGTATTGCCGGAATGGCATCTGGTTTTACCGCTCTTTTCGGTGCTCCGCTTGGTGGAAGTTTATTTTCCCTTGAAATTCTTCATCACAAACACGCCGTGGAATATTATAAAGCAATCATTCCGGCTTTGGTTGCGAGCTGTTTCAGTTATCTGATGTTTGCTTTGATTATTCATCTGGGAATCGGAGCGACTTGGGATTTGAAAGCTTATCATTACACCGGAGTTTACGATTTTGCCTATGCAACCGCTTTCGGGATTGTAGGAACTTTATTTGGCTGGATTTTCATTTTTGTCGTTAAATTTTTCAAAAAAATCTTTGAATACAGAAAATTTCCGATTTACATCAAAACTTTGGTAGGCGGAATTTTACTTGGAATTATCGCCTTCTATTTTCCATTGACAAGGTATTTCGGACACCATGAAGTGAATGAATTGATCAATGGAGATTATACCTTAAATTTTTTAATTGTCATTTTAATTTTTAAAATCTTAGCTATTGCGATTACCGTAACTTCAGGATGGAGAGGTGGTTTTATTATTCCGCTGTTTTTTGTAGGAACGACTTTAGGTCTTATTATTCACCAATTATTTCCTGCCGTTGATACTACTTTGGCGATTGTAAGCTGCATGGCGGCAATCAATGCGTGTGTGACAAGAACGCCGATGAGTACAACGATTATTTTGGGAACTTTGACTGGGTTTACGTATTTCGTTCCGATACTATTTGCAAGTTTGACAGGTTATTTCCTGGCGCCTAAAATTCCGTTTATTGGTTCACAGTCTGAGAAATTAGCTGAAGAATAA